Genomic DNA from Marnyiella aurantia:
TTCTTATAGACGGTAAACTGCTGGCACTTCCTATGGCGGTTGAAGAAAGTTCAGTAGTAGCCGCAGCCTCCAAAGCCGCGAAATTCTGGATTGACAAGGGAGGTTTTAAAACCACGATTATCAACACGAAAAAACTGGGTCATACCCATTTCATAATTAATGTTGAACCTCACAAACTGCAGCATTTCTTCAATTTCAAACTCAAGAAAAGACTTTTTGAGGCTACTGAAGAGATTACGAAGAATATGCGTAACCGCGGGGGAGGCATTCTGAATATCCGACTCATAGACAAGACTGCGGATCTGGAAAACTATTTCCAGTTAAAAGCAAGTTTCGATACCGTGGATTCCATGGGAGCCAATTTCATCAATTCCTGTCTTGAGCAGTTCGGTAAGACACTGACGGAAGAAGTGGCAAAAGATGAAACCTTTACCCCGGAAGAAAAAGACTCGCTGCAGATTGTGATGAATATCCTTTCCAACTTCACGCCGGACTGTATTGTAAGAGCCGAGGTTTCCTGTAAAATCGAAGACCTGAAAGACGACAGCGGAATTTCCAATGAAGAATTCGCAACTAAATTCAAACGCGCCGTAACGATTGCTGAAATAGAACCTTTCCGCGCGACTACTCATAACAAAGGTATCATGAATGGTGTAGATGCTGTGGTTATTGCCACCGGAAATGACTTCCGCGCTACCGAAGCCTGCGCGCATGCCTATGCAGCAAAAGACGGAAAATACACCAGCCTTACACACTGTACCATTGACGGCGGCGTGTTCCGCTTTTGGATAGACCTACCCATTTCGGTAGGTGTGGTAGGTGGACTTACCAACCTTCACCCGCTCGTTAAATTCTCGCTGGCGCTGCTTGGGAAACCTTCAGCACAGGAATTGATGAGCATTTTGGCCGTATCCGGACTGGCGCAAAATTTTGCCGCCATACGTTCACTGGTTACGACTGGGATCCAGAAAGGCCACATGAAGATGCACTTACTGAATATCCTGAACCAACTTGGAGCCACAGAAGAGGAAAAAAATCATTTCGTGACTTACTTTAAAGATAAGACGGTAACCCATCACGAGGTAATCTCTCAGTTTAACAGTTTAAGAGCGCAATAATGTTCGGAATTATTCTGGCCG
This window encodes:
- a CDS encoding hydroxymethylglutaryl-CoA reductase, degradative, encoding MDLKSFYMNQQPVEGFSKLSKQRKIDWLIKEYLSDDRSYEQILQQYWNGDAILQKLHEEFSENTISNFYMPYGIAPNFLIDGKLLALPMAVEESSVVAAASKAAKFWIDKGGFKTTIINTKKLGHTHFIINVEPHKLQHFFNFKLKKRLFEATEEITKNMRNRGGGILNIRLIDKTADLENYFQLKASFDTVDSMGANFINSCLEQFGKTLTEEVAKDETFTPEEKDSLQIVMNILSNFTPDCIVRAEVSCKIEDLKDDSGISNEEFATKFKRAVTIAEIEPFRATTHNKGIMNGVDAVVIATGNDFRATEACAHAYAAKDGKYTSLTHCTIDGGVFRFWIDLPISVGVVGGLTNLHPLVKFSLALLGKPSAQELMSILAVSGLAQNFAAIRSLVTTGIQKGHMKMHLLNILNQLGATEEEKNHFVTYFKDKTVTHHEVISQFNSLRAQ